The sequence ATATCCTTCCCACCCCTATAGTATTTTCCAGGAGCCCCGGAACCTAAAGGAGCCCAGTTTGAAAACTACCCATATAATCTATCCCATTCATGTTTTAGGGAAGAAAGCTGAGACCAGAGAAAGCAGTCAAGTTCCCCGAGCTCAGAGTCCATGGGGGTGGCAGGCAGGTCACTGGACAATCAGTGCACAACGTGACAAGTGTGGGATGGCAGGAGCCGGGCACCGGGGCAGCACAGTTTGCTCATCCACTCAACCACATTCCAGAATGCCTCCTATGGGCCTTGGATGGCGCTGTGGGGCTCCCGTGGACTCAGGCTGGGGTCCGCCTCCTGGGTTGAagcctgccctcctgccctgaCTGTTGGTGGCCCTGCTTGGGGCTGCAGCAGGACGTCCAGGCTGTGGCGCCCTGCCCAGTGCCCCGAGGCGACTGTCCAGCTTTGCCACAGCTGCCCACGTGCCCTGGCAAGCCACCTGCTCCCGCTGAGCCTCGGGGCCTCGGCCTCTGTCAAACAGAGCAGTGCTGAGGGTCCCGTGGAGACATGCTCCCCGTGGCTCCAAGACCACCTGGACTGTCCCCGTGTTtcaccttcccccttccccccatccaCCTCTCCTCTCACAGAGAACATCTGGAACCAAAATTCCCTGTGTTCTTGCCACTTGCCACTGCCCAATGGCATCTCCCATGGCGCATCAGGGTTCAAGGGAACCTAGTTTGAAAAACTTGAGTATTAGGAGTTCCCTGGAGgcttagtggttaggactccatgctttcactgcccagggcctgggttcaatccctggtcaggaaactgagatGCCACAAGCCTTGCAGCGTggccccaaaaaagaaaacaaaacaaacaacaacaacaaagaaaaacatgagtACAACAAAAAAGGTGGAGCCCATAGAGCCAAGTGCTGAATGAACATAGAAAgtgcttctctgagcctcggttttcccACCTGCGAGATGGGTTCAATGTCCTCTACCTGCCTACCTGGGGAAAGTACTGTGTAAGTGAGAGGGCCGTCTGTCTGTCTTGCACCAGGAGCAACCCAGGAAGGTCAGTCACAGaagagaggctgggaggggagggaaattCACTCTGAGGGTCCTGTGGGTGGCTCGTGGCTAGACAGCCATCCTCAGAGCAGCAGAGCCTGAGCTGTGAGAGGGCCCAGGTGCCACCGGGCCAGGTTGGCACCATACCCTGAGAAGCAGAGGTGTTGCTAATGGGATCACAGCATTAAAGACTGGATGCAAATGGCCGGGTACCAGATGTCCATCCGCATTTCCCAGGAGCTATGTGGTACCACAGCAGGAAGGGCAGGGAAGAGCCGGACTTAAGTAGGGGTCCCAGGCTCCCAACCACACAGGTGGCCAGGCTaagggaagccctgtgtgtgtgtgtgtgtgtgtgtgtgtgtgagtgtgtgtgcgcgtgtgtgtgtgtgtgtgtgcacgcgcgcgtgTGCAGGCGTGCGCATGTTCCACAGCTTACGATCCTGCCAACACCTCTCCTGAGACCTGAGCCTCACTCCCGGCCCAGCCTGATGCCTCTGCCCAAGGCCCCAGCGGGCAGCCTTGAGCCTGGGGTCCTCACCCTTGCTGCCAGGTGGTACCTGAATGGGGGAGGCAGACAGGCCAGGTGGCCAGGTGAGGATGTGCTCTTCatgccctgcctgcctgcctggacCTGGGTACCTCCTTTCTGGGGAGGGACTTTCTTACCCCTCCTCTGAGCCCGCTCTGGGCAGAGACACACGTGTATTAGACACGTCCCTGCTCCAAAAGGAGAGGCACCATGTGGTGTGATCTGAGCTGCAGAGTCCTGGGTCGCCCAAGCCCAGCCTggagagtcagggaaggcttcctggaggaggaactGCTAAGCAGAGGCCAAAGGATAAGATAAGGTTAGTAATAAGTGAGTGGACAAAACCAGGGTTGTGTGGGACCCACTAATCAGCCTATCACCTTGAGCAGAACTCTTAACCCACTGGGGCTTGGGacttctcatctgtcaaatgggtggTTTGAATACTGTATggcagggaattctctggcggtacAGTGGCTAGGACGCCAtgctttcattgccaagggcgcaggttcaattcctgattggggaactaagatcctgcaagccttgtgGTGGtatggcaaataaataaataaataaataccgaATGGCAAGCATTAGCATGGAGCATGGCACATGTTATTTTTGTGTCGGGCCAGGTTGGTATCCCAGCAGGGGAAACAAcacatgcaaaggcccagaggcctTTGAGCCAGGGGAATTCTTCAGACTCCTGGAAGAAGCTTGTGAAGGTCCAGGCCAAGCCCTAGATGGGGAGATAGGAACTTGCGCAGACCTCAGTGCAGCTCCTACTATACACCCAGCCCTCGGCCAATGGAGTCCTGGTGTGCCTCCAACCCTGGGAGGCTGGTGCTACCAATATACACATTGTGAAGAGGCTGAGAGGTGAAGTCATCAGTGATCCCTCAGCCAAAAAGTGGCAAAGCCTGGATGGACGCCCCAGACTCTGAGGCTTCCCACCTGCCCTGAGGTATATGGAGTGAGTCCCAGGGAACTCAGAGAGTACCTGGGCTGCCTCCACCATGGAGGCCCTGCCTGACTTCAGCCAAATTCCTACCTTGcagacctcagtttccctagCTGTGAAAGAGGGACTAGAATTAAAATCAGTGAGCTGCTAGAGAGCCTTGCTCTGGGCACTGTATACTCTTACCTCCTTGAAACCTCACAGAGGAAATGgatgctcagagaggtcaggAAACTCTgggaggtcacacagcaagggagGGAACTGCATtattagcccattttacagaagagaacatGGGAGCAGCTCAAAAAGCTTAAGGACTATTTGCTTCCAAAGTCCCACCAGCCCTAACCATCTGACACACTGCCCCTTGGAGAGCCATGGAAAGTTCTCTGGCCTTGCTGTATCCAGGGAGGTGGTGTGGGGACCCAGCAGGGCCCATACAGGCCTTTGGCTTTACTTTTTGGGAAAGCAGGTAGCCCCCGGCACTCCTCAGCCTGACCAAAGGGCAGGTTGGGCCCTCATGGTGGCCCCATCCttcacctccctccctgcctctccaacTGGCCGTCCCTGCCTCCGGGTTCCACTTGACCCTCTTATCCTTCTGCAGATGTGAAATGTAAGGCTCCCCACTGAGAGAAAGACTGGGTAGGGGTCCTCCCACCTGCGACCCTGAGATTGACCAGATGGCATCAGAGTGCCCATGGAATCTGGAGGCAGAATTTTGCAGGTTTGAATTCCAACTTAGCTACTTCTGGGCCGTGTGACTGTGGGGAGGCCCTTATTTCTCCGAGCGTCCTTGCGGGATGATTGTGAAAATGAACCAAGAAATCACAGGTCAGGGCTATGGTCCTCGAAGGAGCACTTGTCCCCTGTCTCGGCTGGCACCATGCCCAGGCCATGGGCTTGagacttctctgtaaaatggggataggaaGTTTAAACAGATAATGCACGCAAGTCCTCGGAAGGGGTCCTTGGATGGGTAGGCACAGTGGAGGTGCAGGAGCCAGATGCCCCCTCCTCTGGGTGAGCCCAGGGCACACCCCCAAGTTTGGACGTATCCTGTTGCAGTTTCCAGCCACCATACCACCTGAATCCATTGGTGATCTTGAGCCAAACACTGAACCCCCTTTCTCTAGGCCCAGAGAAGCAGCTCAGGCTTCCCACGGGTTCCTTGGCCTGAAAGGGGTTGTCCAGTGCCTGGAAGAGGGCCGAGGTGGGTCGTAAGGGATATGGTGCCAGGatcagggagaggcctggggccAGCGAGACTCGTGGGCATCCTGGGAAGGACAGGGGCTGTGTCCAGCCTGGGTGTCTAGAGCCCAGCGCCAACATAGGCAGCCGGGAGAGGAGCACGGGCTAGCCGCGCCCACTGCAGAGGGTGGGAGAACGCGCCCAGAGGCGGAAGGGGCGCGCGGAACCCTCAGGAACCCCGGAAGGGGCTCGTGGGACGGTTGGCCGCGGCCAGGGCAGCAGCCGTTGGCGAGCGGCGGCCTGGGCCAGGCGAGGTCAGGCGTCTTGCCCGGCCGCGACCACCATGACCAAGGACTCGCCCAGCCCTTCTGGCGGCGGCCGCGTGACACCCAAGAAGCCGGCTACTCCgggcccggcggcggcggcggcgctggaGGAGCAGAGGCGGGAGCTGGAGAAGCTGCGGGCCGAGCTGGAGGCGGAGCGGGCGCGCGGGCGGGAGGAGCGGCGGCGCTTCGCTGCCCAAGCGCGACAGCTGCGGGAGGAGGCCGAGCAGGAGCGGCAACAGCTGGTTGATCACCTGCGCTCCAAGTGGGAGGCGCAGCGCAGCCGGGAGCTGCGGCAGCTGCAGGAGGAGGTGCTGCGGGAGCGCGAGGCCGAGATCCGGCAGCTGCTGCGCTGGAAGGAGGCCGAGATGCggcagctgcagcagctgctgCACCGCGAGCGCGATGGCGTGGTGCGCGAGGCCCGGGAGCTGCAGCGCCAGCTGGCAGAGGAGCTGGTGAACCGCGGCTACTGCGGCCGCACGGGGGCGCCCGAAGACGCCGCAGCACAGTGCCGCTGTCGCCTGCAGGAAGTGCTGGCGCAGCTCCGCTGGGAAACGGACGGAGAGCAGGCCTCGCGCATCCGCCACCTGCAGGCGGCACTCGACGTGGAGCGCCAGCTCTTCCTCAAGTACATTCTGGAGCACTTCCGCTGGCACCCCGCCTTGCCCGGCATCCCCGACCCCCAGGCCGCGCATTCTTCAGAAGAGCCACCCCCTGAGGCCGCCGCCAAGTCCTCATGTCGACTAAAACCCCTTGACGGCCTGAGCGCGGGCGCCCGCGCGCGCTCCCGCTCCCTCGACCGGGTGCCCGCGGCGTGCTCCAACTCCCCGGACAGCATGCTCCCCGCGCGCGCCAGCTCCCTCGATTCCTTGGCACCAGCGCGTTCCCTCTCGCTCGACAGCACCCTGAGTCGCCCCAAGGCCCCCGAATCCTCCTCTCCAGACGCCTCCATCCCGGGGTCCCTGAGCCCCCCGCCGCCACTATCGGAGCGCAGGAGACCTAGCGACCCGCGAGGAGGGGAAGAGTCCGGGAGTCAGCCCTGCGAAGCCCTGAACCCCCTGCCGCCGGGCCCGGACTACCGCGAGCTGCTGAAGCAGAACTCGGAGCTGTCCGAGGCGCTGCAGGTGCTGGCGCGCCGCTGCTCCGGCCTGCGCGAAGAGAACCTGCAgctgcggcgcgcgggcttctccgACAAGGCGGACGAGAAGGTGAAGCGGCTCAAGGTGAAGCACGCCGAGCTGACTGGCCTCGCGCGGCGCCTGGAGGACCGGGCCCGCAAGCTGCAGGAGACCAACCAGCGTGCTGTGAGCGCGCCTGTGCCCGGCGAGAGCCGCGCGGGCCTGGAGCTGTGCCAGGCCTTCGCCCGCCAGCGTGCGCGGGACTTGTCGGAGCAGGCTAGCGTGCTGCTGGCCAAGGACAAGCAGATCGAAGAGCTGCGGCAGGAGTGCCACCTGCTGCAGGCGCGCATCGCCTCGGGCCTCGGCAGCGCCCCGCTCGCTGCGGGGGGCGCCGCCTGCGCCCAGCGGCTCAACATCAGCGACCTGGACCGGCTGCAACGCGAGTCCCAGCGGGAGGTGCTGCGCCTGCAGAGGCAGTTGACCCTGCAGCGGGCCACCAGCAGCGCCCGGGCGGAGGCGGGCGGGCAGAGCGCGCCATGCGAGGAGGCGCGGAGCCAAGTACAGGCGCTGGAGCGCGAGCTGAGCGCGCAGCGGCGAGAGTGCGCGGAGCTGGGCGcgcaggcggcggcggcgcggcgaCGCGGCGAGGAGGCCGAGGCGAGGCTGCAGGCGGCGCTCAGCGAGGGCGCCTGGCTGGCGAAGGAGAACGCGCGGCTGCAGGCCCAGGCCGACTGGACGGGAAAGGTGGCGGCCGAGAACAAAGACGTGCGCGGGCAGCTGGGCCTCGCGTGCCGGGAGCGCAACGCCGCCGGCTTGCTGTCGGGGCAGCTGTTGCAGCAGGCGGCACGAGGGCAGGACAGGCAGCAACAGCTGCAGCACGACCAGCAGAAGGCCCTGTGTGATCTCCAGACGGCCTGGGAGGAGAGGCGGGCACTGCAGTGTCAGCCTGGTCACCCTCCCCAGGAACCCCGGGAGGCCCCGCCAGCCCCGGAGTCCCAAGTGAGAAGCAGTGGAAGAACCAAGTTGCAGCTAGGGCCTGAGGACCAAGCATCATCTCAGCCTAGCAGAGCCAAACAGGAGAAGAAGGAAGACTCCCTGCTGGAGAACCCAGTTGCCCTCGGGGAGGCAGCCAGTGCCCCCAAAGTGCCAGATAGAGTCCCAAGCAGCCGACCTCTGGACTCCAGGCCCCAGGCCAAGAAAACCAGCTCCCAGTCGAACTCCTCCTCTGAGGTGGAGTCCATGTGGGCCCCTGTGCCATCCTGCCCTACTCTGGACGTGGACACAGCCAACCAGGTGGAGGATCTGGAGCCCTATAACGTGTCCTCGACCCTGGAAGTGGGGGGTTCAGAGGCCCCCACCACCCCCATGTTCAAGGTCTTCCTGGCTCAGTATAGCTACAACCCATTTGAAGGGCCCAACGAGCACCCCGAGAGCGAGCTGCTGCTCACGGCTGGGGATTACGTGTATGTCTTTGGGGACATGGATGAGGACGGCTTCTACAAAGGGGAGCTTGAGGATGGCCGGCAGGGGCTGGTGCCATCCAACCTGGTGGAGCAGATTCCAGATAGTGATGTCCTGGGCTGCCTGCCCCATGAGTTCCCTGACCTTGGCCCCACTCGACTCCCAGCTGGGCAGGGCAAAGATTCGAAGGAAGACACTGGTCACAGCTTAGTACCTGGGAAAGCCCAGGGGACAGTGGACAGGGGGCCACACGCGACCGTGAGGGTGGGCTCCAAGACCAAAGTGGTAATAGAAATCTCAGATGCCAAGATGGAAGATGGCCGGCTGGGCTCTCGGCAGAGCATGGGCAAGCGGGGCTTCTCCAGACCTCTTCTGGGGACCAACAGTGTCTTTTGTGTGGCCCCTACGCAACTTTACCTGAAGAGTGTTGCAGCCACGTCAGCCGAGATCACCTGGGTTGGCAGCAGCCACCCCCACATGGTGTACCTGGATGACCTGGAGCGTGCCCTGACCCTAGCGGGCGTGAGCTGCTACACCTTCCACCACCTGCATCCCGGCACGAGGTACCAGGCGAGGGTGGAGGTGCACCCACCGTGGGACTTGCTGCCGGTGCGCTGGGAAACAATGTCCTCCACCATCACCTTCAACACACCCTTGGCGGGCCCCCCTGACCCTCCGCTGGACGTGCTGGTGGAGCGCCACGCCTCACCGGGCCTCCTGGTGGTCAGCTGGCTCCCCGTGACCATCGACTCAGCTGGGTCCTCCAACGGAGTTCAAGTCACCGGCTATGCTGTGTATGCTGACGGGCTCAAGGTGGCAGAGGTGGCCGATGCCACCGCCGGGAGCATCCTGTTGGAATTTTCCCAGCTCCAGCTGCCACTGATGTGCCAGAAGATCTCAGTGAGAACCATGTCGTTCTGTGGAGAATCCCTGGATTCGGTGCCGGCTCAGATCCCTCACAACTGCGTCACCTGTCTCCGATTGCCAGAGATGTCTCCCTTTAGCTGCACCTGCGGGGACCCGTCCACCGGCAGAGTGACCTCCCCCATCTGCCCTCAGAGGCTGGTGCTGGCTCCCCCGAGGGCCAAGGCCAGTCCCCACAGCCCCGGAAGCTGCGGTGAGCCCCAGGCCAAGTTTCTAGAAGCATTCCCTGAAGAACCCCCAAGGAGGCAGTCCCCGACGCCCAGACTGAGTTCAGACGGAGAATTTCCAAGTGCAGAGTCAGGCAGCCAAGCCCAGAGGCCCACAGAGGCCCGGGAGCTCTCCAGAAAGGACCAGCTCTTCCAGAAGAGTCCCCGGAACCACAGGCCGCATCTGCCCCGGGGCCAGTCTCGGGGGGAAGAGAACCAGTACCGGCACATGGACACCAGCCAAAGCCCTGCTGCAGGAGTCATCTGTCCATCCCCTGAGTGTGGACCCAGGAAAGAGCCGTGTCAGGAGAAGGCTGCCCTTGAGAAGGTCCTCAGACAAAAGCAAGATGCCCCAGCATTCACCCCTCCCCAGCTGGGTACCAGCCAGCGATACGTGTCTGACTTCTGTGACATTCTGCAGGAGGAGGCAGGGCGCTTCAGTCTATGGGGCACAGAGGGGCGAGAGCAGAGGAAGGAGCTCAGGAGACAGAGCGGGCCAGGTCAGGCTCTGGGGGGCAAGAGAGAGGGCTGGTTCCAGGAGCCCAGCTTGGCGCTGTGTCCCACTCCATCCAGCAGGATCATCAGGATGTCCAGGGGTGGCGCCCCACCGCTGGGAACGAGGGTGGACCCTCCAGCCAAGGTCTTTGTGGCCCTCTCTGATTACATCCCCCTGATGATGTCTGTCACCCCAGAGGCTGCAGAGGAGGAGCTGGCCTTCCGGAAAGGGCAGTTGCTGAGAGCTTGGGGCTCTCAGGACCCCCACGGCTTCTATCGTGGAGAACACAATGGGCAAGTGGGCAACATCCCCGGGCACCTGGTGGCCAAGATGGACACGGGCATGGAGTGGACTGGTCGGAGGTGGCATTTGCCGGGGCAAGGGTACCTGCCCTCCGTGGCCCACCTCGATGGCTTTGGGGGGCTTGGAGGCCCCCAGAGCTCCTTCCCCCTGCCGCAGGGGAGTCCCAGAAGGCCCTCACTGTGGACTCCAAAGACCATGGTGGCGGCTCTGGACTATGACCCCAGGGATGGGCCGGCAGGGGGCCTGGTGAAGGCCAAGCTGTCACTGAGGGTGGGGGATGTGGTCACTATCTATGGGCCTGTGGATGACAAGGGATTCTACTATGGGGAGTCGGGTGGCCACAGAGGCCTGGTCCCAGTCCACCTGCTGGATCACATGTCCCTCCAGGGAGAGTGAGTGCAGCTCCCCGCTGGGGTGGTGGCCTCTGGCCGGCTGCGCCCCACATGCGGACCCACCACCAAGCCCTCCTCACTTTGTGCGCAGCGCCTGCTCCATGCACCAATGCTCGGAACACTCGGCCGTCCCAGTCCTCCTGGCCTCAAGGGCAGCAGGGCTTAGGTCTGAATGGACCTGTTTCCAAAAGAAAGCAGAGCAAGTAGCCCCCGAGAGGCTGACAGGCTGGTAACCAGCAGGTTTTTGGAGAAGTGCCTTTTTCTGCTCCATCATCAGTACGCGTTTTCTTTAGGAGTTTAGCCTTACTCACCCATTGCCTTGTATGAAAGTCTCAAGAGAAGCctgcctcttaaaaaaaaaaaaaaaaaaaagcgatcagaatgttattttttccatctttcgTTCAACTCCTCATTAAAATGttcatagaaaaaagaaaaaggatattttAGAAGTGAAAGCACAATGAAGGAACCCAgcctgcctctcctccctctctgcagACATGTTTCCCtggctggtgggggagggtgcAAACCCTTTAGAGGGGCTCAGCTCAGCGTCGGCTTGCAGGGCCGCAGAGGGTCCAGCGAAGAGCCAAGGCTGAGAAGCAGGGCCCCACAGGCGGACTGTGTCCCTGGGGTCAGCCCTTTGTGGAGGGTGGGGTCAATGCCTCCCACCTGGGGGTCCCCCTCTGTATCTTTCCCCAGCGCTTCTCACTTCTGAGGGGCCTCCCTGGGAGGGTGTGTCCACATTCACCCCATTTACAGAAGAGTCACTGAGACTCAGAGGGTCCCCTTGTCTCAGGTCACAGGGCTGCCGAGCTGCTTCCTCCCATGGTCCTCTGGGGGCTCCCACTCCAGAAGGTGGGGACCAAGGCTGGTCTTCATTCTTCTCTGCTTCTATTTGACGCTCCACTTTTCCCCATGTCCCCACTGCTGTCAAAGAAAGGGCACCACcttccctgggggcagggggaaccGATTGGAAGCATCCTGCCAGAAGGATTGGAGCCAAGAGCAGGTTCTCTGGGGAGTTGGTGAATCGGGTCCAGAAGTTTCCACTGTGCTGTCCCCTGGGCTGAGGTGGGAACAGGGAGGGGCAGGCCCAGGGGATGCCTCAACCCAACCTGCATTATCCTCAGAGAACATAGGAACCAGCGTGGAGGCCATGTGGTGCATGCACACACTCACCACTTGTGAGTGGAAGCTTCAGGTCTCAGCCTGGGAGGGGAGGAAACTGTCCACTGAGGGCCATGACCACCCCCTCTCCCGCACAACCACCTGGCCTTCCAGTGAGAAGGTTGGCACAGAGTCTCCTCAGCTGGCTGGAGGGGCAACCCAGACTGgctcacaatttctttttttttaaattgggatgaAATATACATACCATCAAATTTACCatctcaaccatttttaagtgtctgGTTCCGTAGtgctaagtacattcacagtgttgtgcaacccaTCTCCGgaatgtcttttcatcttgcaaaactgaaactctgcacccacTACACGACagcttcccaccccctccctcagcccccggtaacctctaatctactttctgtctgtacgAATTTGACTACTCCAGGGAGGTCATGTAAGTGGACTTGCACAGTAAATTGTCTtttggtgtctggcttatttcactgagcataatgtcctcaagtttcatccatgttgtagcaggtgtcacagttttgttccttcttaaggctgaatcatattccattgtatagatggaccacattttgtttatccattcatacatcggggttgcttccactttttgggcCCTTGTGAattatgctgctgtgaacacgggTGTGCAAACGTCTCTCAGCTTTCACAATCTTTCACATCATCAGATCTTTGTGAGCTCACAACCCAGAATAGAACCTGAGGCCCATGAGGAACAAGAAAGCTGTTTTTGCAAGAGAGAACTACCCAGGCCCTCCCGGGGCCTGGGCTCAGGTTGGGGGGCTCAGTGGGCTTCCCACAGTCTGAGGGGGGGCACAAGTATGGTCCCCACCTACTGGAAGAGCAACGAGAGTTTAGCAAGAGGATAGAAGCTTAATCCAGTACTTTCAGAATTAAACACAGTAGCTGTCATTCCACGGGAACCACAAATGTAACCCAAGGAGAATTATGCTAGCCATATTGTCCCATCAGTTTTTACTTAACCTCCTCTCCTGACCATTGGCCAGCATCTCTCACCTTTTTTCTGATAGCTGCAGAGTAGTCTGTGTCACGGCCAGGAAGTgacaccccacccctccctcctgccccaccctgccTGTTTTTCTCCGTTGCCCTTACCCACACCTGGTATGTCACCTGTGGTTTTTCTACTGTCCGTGTTCCATCCCTAcagccaccccaccccagctggaATGTAAGCCCCATAAAGGCAGGGAGCTCTTTGGCTTGTTCATTGGCCGGCACATAGCAGATCCTCAATAAatacgctttctctagttgcggagagcgggggctactcttcgttgcagtgagccggcttctcattgcagtggcttctcttgttgcggagcacaggctccaggtgcgcgggcttcagtagttgtggctcacgggcttagttgctctgcggcacgtgggatcttcctagaccagggctcgaacctgtgtcccctgcattggcaggcagattcttaaccaccgcgccaccagggaagcccagagctagCAATTTTTCATCATCCTCTGTGTGTGGCTCCTGTGCAGGGCTCCAGGGGTTCACATCATGTActgggcctccccaccccctggaaTAGAGTCAGACATGGACCCCGGGAAGCAGAGGAAGGTTCTAATTCTGATCGCGGGCACTGGGGCAGGTGAGGAGGGAGTCATCCTAGGCGGAGGGAAGAGCAAAGGCCCCGACTCATGGGAATAATGAGCGATTGGACATTTGGGGAAACTCAGGGAGCAGTGGCACgggcttggggggaggggatggggacagGTGCCCACCTGCTGGCGAGGGCCCCCTCTCCTGGAAGGGTTTCAAAGTCAGTCCCCGGGCGCTTTCTCACGCCGCCACCAGGGGGCAGCCTGCGCGCACCGAGGGCTGCTCCGCGGGGACTGCGCCCCTGGGTCAGGGCAGCAGGAAAAGTCTCTGACGCTGTAGGCTTGGGACTCAGGCCCCGCCCAGCCCTGttctctccctgccctctccccagagCACCCTGGGGGGTCCCCCATGTACCCACAGGAGCCATCCTTCTTCCATCCTTGGGGAGACTGGCCAACCCCAGTGTCCCCAAGGCCACGGGAAGTGTCAGTGAATGAGTAAAGAAACGCAGGGCTTGGCAGGCTGGGGGAGGCCACTGAGCAGCCACCTGGGTCTGAACCCTAGCCTGCCAGTGGACAGCTGggaggcctctctgagcctcagtttcctcatctgtggcagggctggggcaggagggttGATTTGAGCAGGTCATATGTACTGAGCACGTGGCCCAGAGTCAGGACCCAAAGGAAGACCAAAGAAGCTGGTGAGGGCACAGGTGATGGGGGTGTGGGTCGGTAGCAGGGCAGATAGTTCTGGGCCCACGTCTCTTCCCCCTGGGGCCCTGAGGTCCTGAAGGCTTTgagcaggggcagggggaggccacACAGGTGCAGCAAGGTGAGCAGCTGAAGAAGAGCAGATGCCTGGCCGGGGCCCCTCCCGA is a genomic window of Balaenoptera ricei isolate mBalRic1 chromosome 14, mBalRic1.hap2, whole genome shotgun sequence containing:
- the LOC132347632 gene encoding LOW QUALITY PROTEIN: RIMS-binding protein 3A-like (The sequence of the model RefSeq protein was modified relative to this genomic sequence to represent the inferred CDS: substituted 1 base at 1 genomic stop codon), with translation MTKDSPSPSGGGRVTPKKPATPGPAAAAALEEQRRELEKLRAELEAERARGREERRRFAAQARQLREEAEQERQQLVDHLRSKWEAQRSRELRQLQEEVLREREAEIRQLLRWKEAEMRQLQQLLHRERDGVVREARELQRQLAEELVNRGYCGRTGAPEDAAAQCRCRLQEVLAQLRWETDGEQASRIRHLQAALDVERQLFLKYILEHFRWHPALPGIPDPQAAHSSEEPPPEAAAKSSCRLKPLDGLSAGARARSRSLDRVPAACSNSPDSMLPARASSLDSLAPARSLSLDSTLSRPKAPESSSPDASIPGSLSPPPPLSERRRPSDPRGGEESGSQPCEALNPLPPGPDYRELLKQNSELSEALQVLARRCSGLREENLQLRRAGFSDKADEKVKRLKVKHAELTGLARRLEDRARKLQETNQRAVSAPVPGESRAGLELCQAFARQRARDLSEQASVLLAKDKQIEELRQECHLLQARIASGLGSAPLAAGGAACAQRLNISDLDRLQRESQREVLRLQRQLTLQRATSSARAEAGGQSAPCEEARSQVQALERELSAQRRECAELGAQAAAARRRGEEAEARLQAALSEGAWLAKENARLQAQADWTGKVAAENKDVRGQLGLACRERNAAGLLSGQLLQQAARGQDRQQQLQHDQQKALCDLQTAWEERRALQCQPGHPPQEPREAPPAPESQVRSSGRTKLQLGPEDQASSQPSRAKQEKKEDSLLENPVALGEAASAPKVPDRVPSSRPLDSRPQAKKTSSQSNSSSEVESMWAPVPSCPTLDVDTANQVEDLEPYNVSSTLEVGGSEAPTTPMFKVFLAQYSYNPFEGPNEHPESELLLTAGDYVYVFGDMDEDGFYKGELEDGRQGLVPSNLVEQIPDSDVLGCLPHEFPDLGPTRLPAGQGKDSKEDTGHSLVPGKAQGTVDRGPHATVRVGSKTKVVIEISDAKMEDGRLGSRQSMGKRGFSRPLLGTNSVFCVAPTQLYLKSVAATSAEITWVGSSHPHMVYLDDLERALTLAGVSCYTFHHLHPGTRYQARVEVHPPWDLLPVRWETMSSTITFNTPLAGPPDPPLDVLVERHASPGLLVVSWLPVTIDSAGSSNGVQVTGYAVYADGLKVAEVADATAGSILLEFSQLQLPLMCQKISVRTMSFCGESLDSVPAQIPHNCVTCLRLPEMSPFSCTCGDPSTGRVTSPICPQRLVLAPPRAKASPHSPGSCGEPQAKFLEAFPEEPPRRQSPTPRLSSDGEFPSAESGSQAQRPTEARELSRKDQLFQKSPRNHRPHLPRGQSRGEENQYRHMDTSQSPAAGVICPSPECGPRKEPCQEKAALEKVLRQKQDAPAFTPPQLGTSQRYVSDFCDILQEEAGRFSLWGTEGREQRKELRRQSGPGQALGGKREGWFQEPSLALCPTPSSRIIRMSRGGAPPLGTRVDPPAKVFVALSDYIPLMMSVTPEAAEEELAFRKGQLLRAWGSQDPHGFYRGEHNGQVGNIPGHLVAKMDTGMEWTGRRWHLPGQGYLPSVAHLDGFGGLGGPQSSFPLPQGSPRRPSLWTPKTMVAALDYDPRDGPAGGLVKAKLSLRVGDVVTIYGPVDDKGFYYGESGGHRGLVPVHLLDHMSLQGEXVQLPAGVVASGRLRPTCGPTTKPSSLCAQRLLHAPMLGTLGRPSPPGLKGSRA